One genomic segment of Ignavibacteriota bacterium includes these proteins:
- a CDS encoding four helix bundle protein produces MEKAKDFKDLIVWKKAHEFVLKVYNITNTFPKHEIYGLTSQFRRAAISVPANIAEGFVRKGKADKLRFYNIAEGSIHECKYYLILSKDLGYYSNNEFGFLLEEVSKLLGAYMQSIRVSSSSP; encoded by the coding sequence ATGGAGAAGGCAAAAGATTTTAAAGATTTGATTGTATGGAAAAAAGCACATGAATTTGTTCTTAAAGTTTATAATATTACAAATACTTTCCCAAAACATGAAATTTATGGGCTAACTTCTCAGTTTCGAAGAGCTGCCATTTCAGTACCGGCAAATATAGCCGAAGGTTTTGTCAGAAAAGGAAAGGCTGATAAATTAAGATTTTATAATATTGCTGAAGGATCTATTCATGAGTGTAAATATTATTTAATTCTTTCAAAAGATTTGGGTTATTACAGCAATAATGAATTTGGATTTTTACTTGAAGAAGTTTCTAAGTTATTAGGTGCCTATATGCAAAGCATAAGAGTTTCTAGTTCTTCCCCTTAA
- a CDS encoding adenylyltransferase/cytidyltransferase family protein, with amino-acid sequence MQKKVFVSGCFDTLHSGHIAFFEEAAKYGDLYVGLGADKTIYNLKGRKTIYNENERLYMIKSLRFVKDAWINSGDGIIDFDKDILKLKPDILFVNEDGHSIEKEKFCEKYGFEYVISKRIPHENLPIRSTTSIRKECSIPYRIDLAGGWLDQPFVSKYYPGSVITISIEPEYEFNNRSGMATSTRKKAIDLWEFEIPKGDKEHLAKILFCYENPPGEHYISGSQDAIGIVMPGLNKLDYKSEDYWPVKITSEQNIEILKWLEDHIRLISLKPREQKFNVLEGTDINSENAEALAVAADKLWDGALKMDKELFGKAFTESFHAQIKMFPNMIIPEVLEGIEKIKDKSFGWKLSGAGGGGYIVAFIKEEIPNSLKIKIRKEIF; translated from the coding sequence ATGCAAAAGAAAGTCTTCGTTTCCGGTTGTTTTGATACTCTCCATAGCGGACATATTGCATTTTTTGAGGAAGCCGCTAAATATGGTGATCTTTATGTCGGACTCGGTGCCGATAAAACAATCTACAACCTTAAGGGACGTAAGACAATTTATAATGAAAATGAACGTTTATATATGATAAAATCTTTACGTTTTGTTAAAGATGCATGGATTAACAGTGGAGATGGAATTATAGATTTCGATAAAGATATATTAAAACTTAAACCTGATATTCTGTTCGTAAATGAAGACGGACATTCGATTGAAAAAGAAAAATTTTGTGAAAAATACGGGTTTGAATATGTAATTAGTAAACGTATTCCGCATGAAAATTTACCGATTCGTTCAACAACATCAATTAGAAAAGAATGCAGCATTCCTTACCGCATCGATCTTGCCGGAGGATGGCTTGACCAGCCCTTTGTTTCAAAATATTATCCGGGTTCGGTTATTACTATTTCAATTGAACCGGAATATGAATTTAATAACAGAAGCGGAATGGCAACAAGTACAAGAAAAAAAGCAATTGACTTGTGGGAATTTGAAATTCCAAAAGGGGATAAAGAGCATTTAGCTAAAATTCTCTTCTGTTATGAAAACCCTCCCGGAGAGCATTACATAAGCGGTTCGCAGGATGCAATTGGTATCGTGATGCCAGGCTTAAATAAACTTGATTATAAATCCGAAGATTATTGGCCTGTTAAAATAACATCCGAACAAAATATAGAAATTCTTAAATGGCTTGAAGATCATATCAGATTAATTAGCTTAAAACCAAGAGAACAAAAATTTAATGTATTGGAAGGAACGGATATAAATTCAGAAAATGCGGAAGCTCTTGCTGTTGCGGCTGATAAACTATGGGATGGGGCTTTAAAAATGGATAAAGAATTGTTTGGTAAAGCTTTTACCGAATCTTTCCATGCACAGATTAAAATGTTCCCAAATATGATCATTCCCGAAGTGTTGGAAGGAATTGAAAAAATAAAAGACAAATCATTCGGCTGGAAATTAAGCGGTGCCGGCGGCGGCGGTTATATTGTAGCATTCATCAAAGAAGAAATACCCAACTCCTTAAAAATTAAAATTAGAAAAGAAATATTCTAA
- a CDS encoding GDP-L-fucose synthase, with product MNNTKIYIAGHTGMVGSAITRKYQSEGYKNIITRNYPGLDLTNQKEVNDFFQTEKPEQVIVAAAKVGGILANNTYRAEFLYDNLMIEANIINSAHKYGVEKLLFLGSSCIYPKLAPQPLKEEYLLTDTLEYTNEPYAIAKIAGIKLCESYYKQYGSNFFSIMPTNMYGPFDNYNLETSHVLPALIRKIHEAKKQNSEFRIQNSEENQTHKNKEPNNNEQISQAPSTVTVWGSGKPKREFLYVEDLADAIFYLMQKVNAKDLYENGLTHINIGTGEDLTIAELVNVIAKVIGFEGEIKYDSSKPDGTPRKLMDVSRLHNLGWKHSTSLEEGIEKAYKWFLENVEK from the coding sequence ATGAATAACACAAAAATTTACATCGCAGGACATACTGGAATGGTTGGTTCAGCAATTACGCGAAAATATCAATCCGAAGGATATAAAAATATCATTACACGGAATTATCCCGGGTTGGATCTCACAAATCAAAAAGAAGTAAATGACTTCTTTCAAACGGAGAAACCCGAACAAGTGATTGTTGCCGCTGCAAAGGTTGGGGGAATTCTTGCTAACAATACTTACCGAGCTGAATTCCTTTATGATAACTTAATGATTGAAGCTAATATTATTAATTCTGCGCATAAATATGGCGTTGAGAAACTATTGTTTTTAGGCAGTTCTTGTATCTATCCAAAACTGGCACCGCAGCCTTTGAAGGAAGAGTATTTATTAACAGATACTTTAGAATATACCAATGAACCGTATGCAATTGCCAAGATTGCCGGTATTAAACTCTGCGAAAGTTATTATAAACAATATGGCTCAAATTTCTTTTCCATTATGCCGACCAACATGTACGGACCTTTTGATAATTATAATTTAGAGACATCTCACGTACTGCCGGCTCTAATACGTAAAATTCATGAAGCAAAAAAACAGAATTCAGAATTCAGAATTCAGAATTCAGAAGAAAATCAAACACATAAAAACAAAGAACCAAATAACAACGAACAAATTAGCCAAGCACCAAGTACAGTTACTGTGTGGGGAAGCGGTAAACCCAAAAGAGAATTTCTTTATGTAGAAGATTTAGCTGATGCAATTTTTTATCTAATGCAAAAAGTAAATGCCAAAGATTTATATGAAAATGGATTAACTCATATAAATATTGGAACCGGAGAAGATTTAACAATTGCCGAATTGGTTAATGTTATTGCAAAAGTGATAGGTTTTGAAGGTGAAATAAAATATGATTCTTCTAAACCGGATGGAACACCACGAAAACTAATGGATGTTAGCCGTTTGCACAATTTGGGATGGAAACATAGTACGAGTTTGGAAGAAGGAATTGAGAAAGCGTATAAGTGGTTTTTGGAAAATGTGGAAAAATAG
- a CDS encoding O-antigen ligase family protein, producing the protein MQLNKIFLTNSLVFSGLLFSTARMIRGTDNLYIVAVLSFVGIWILNYKTFWDLQLKHSLLWFLPCGIWAVVSTFWSLEPFVSFSRGLFYIFISMTALLIALLYKSKLSDLFRIFFILNSAFVVLSFLSLISGIPSDGWTANHGLGFTSIFLHQNTLAAVLMFTLIGPAYFLLDNMDLVKSQKSKVKSEKAEGNKNMDSRFRKNDNINSNPNVDFLKDLKEDDDIHQHDNNKTRHSELDSESKRNKNLDSCFHGNYNTKDSVIHADRQARSAGIKPESKTDAEQKHFSMTEQRFIILKLFKRESIVYFIIILSNLYLIYLSYSRAVMLALFIGGLAFIYLLGTIKFNVIFTIALLLVGTSIFFLFNENITKYLKKSGPDYFARRNILWEPSYQAALNGGIFGLGYGVTDPTIKSNYKKENKFGELKREKGNSIFALIEEVGIIGLVLFILPLGKAIASSIISFKKSVISLHSAVSNKSSVKNNPSLITHHSSLENQVSDSRISNLPNFISSQRFYVYTSQLLILSFVLAFLIHSQFEGWWTGISGLPLLLFLIFTNLLTFYKIHYE; encoded by the coding sequence ATGCAACTTAATAAAATCTTTTTAACTAACTCTCTTGTCTTCTCAGGTCTTCTTTTCTCTACCGCAAGGATGATAAGAGGAACAGATAATTTATACATTGTAGCTGTTCTTTCATTTGTTGGCATTTGGATTTTAAATTACAAAACATTTTGGGATTTGCAATTAAAGCACAGTCTGCTTTGGTTTTTACCATGTGGAATTTGGGCAGTAGTTAGTACGTTTTGGTCTTTGGAACCATTCGTTAGTTTTAGTAGAGGATTATTTTATATTTTTATTTCAATGACAGCTCTATTAATTGCATTACTTTATAAAAGTAAATTAAGTGATTTGTTTAGAATTTTTTTTATTCTTAATTCAGCATTTGTTGTTTTGAGTTTTCTCTCCCTAATTAGCGGCATTCCAAGTGATGGATGGACGGCAAATCATGGATTAGGGTTTACTTCAATTTTTCTTCATCAAAACACTTTAGCTGCAGTATTAATGTTTACGCTTATTGGACCGGCTTATTTTTTGTTAGATAATATGGACTTGGTGAAAAGTCAAAAGTCAAAAGTGAAAAGTGAAAAGGCAGAAGGCAATAAAAACATGGATTCCCGCTTTCGCAAGAATGACAATATTAATAGCAATCCCAATGTGGATTTTTTAAAAGATCTAAAAGAAGATGATGATATTCATCAGCATGACAATAATAAAACTCGTCATTCTGAACTTGATTCAGAATCTAAGAGGAATAAAAACCTTGATTCCTGCTTTCACGGGAATTACAACACAAAAGATTCTGTCATTCATGCCGACCGGCAAGCAAGGTCGGCAGGCATAAAGCCGGAATCTAAGACAGATGCTGAACAAAAACATTTCAGCATGACAGAACAAAGGTTTATCATTCTCAAATTGTTCAAGCGGGAATCTATTGTTTACTTTATTATTATTCTCTCAAACCTCTACTTAATCTATCTTTCGTACTCACGTGCAGTAATGCTTGCTTTATTTATCGGCGGATTAGCATTTATTTATTTGTTAGGTACCATAAAATTCAATGTAATATTTACTATTGCATTATTATTGGTAGGGACGAGCATTTTCTTTCTTTTTAATGAAAATATTACAAAATACTTAAAAAAAAGCGGACCTGATTATTTTGCAAGAAGAAATATTCTTTGGGAACCGTCTTATCAAGCGGCATTAAACGGCGGAATATTTGGTTTGGGTTATGGAGTTACTGATCCAACTATTAAATCAAACTATAAAAAAGAAAACAAATTCGGAGAACTTAAACGCGAAAAAGGTAACAGCATATTTGCTTTGATTGAAGAAGTTGGAATAATTGGACTAGTTTTGTTTATATTACCACTTGGAAAAGCGATAGCAAGTTCAATTATTAGTTTTAAGAAATCAGTAATCAGCTTACACTCCGCGGTGAGTAATAAGTCAAGTGTGAAGAACAATCCATCACTCATCACTCATCACTCATCACTAGAAAACCAGGTTTCTGATTCAAGAATATCTAATCTTCCGAACTTCATATCTTCTCAACGTTTTTACGTTTATACGTCTCAACTATTAATACTATCGTTTGTACTTGCCTTTCTCATTCATTCCCAATTTGAGGGTTGGTGGACTGGAATAAGTGGTCTTCCGTTATTATTATTTTTAATATTTACGAATTTATTAACATTTTATAAAATACATTATGAATAA
- a CDS encoding four helix bundle protein: protein MQFLNYSYRSASEVQSLLYVAQDVEYINDVDFEKLYSKTSQIKKMVGGFIKYLKSTTTKQ, encoded by the coding sequence ATTCAGTTTCTGAACTATTCATATAGATCTGCATCTGAAGTTCAAAGTTTATTATATGTCGCACAAGATGTTGAATATATAAACGATGTTGATTTTGAGAAATTATATTCAAAAACTTCCCAAATTAAAAAAATGGTTGGTGGTTTTATTAAATATTTAAAATCAACTACAACTAAGCAATAG
- a CDS encoding GIY-YIG nuclease family protein, producing the protein MSEFYFTYVLKSEKDNKFYTGYTKNIELRFEQHNNGLVQSTKERRPLRLIYFEACLNQADALHREKYLKTHYGKMFLKNRLKSYLMG; encoded by the coding sequence ATGAGTGAATTTTATTTTACATATGTATTAAAAAGTGAAAAAGATAATAAATTTTATACTGGGTATACAAAAAATATTGAATTAAGATTTGAGCAACATAATAATGGATTAGTTCAATCCACTAAAGAACGAAGACCACTAAGATTAATTTATTTTGAAGCATGTCTAAATCAGGCTGATGCTTTACATCGTGAAAAATATTTAAAAACTCATTATGGTAAAATGTTTTTAAAAAATAGACTCAAATCTTATTTGATGGGGTAA
- a CDS encoding four helix bundle protein has translation MKIEKFENIEAWKESRELVKKIYEITNQNKFSKDFGLKDQIQRSAVSVMTNISPVK, from the coding sequence ATGAAAATTGAAAAATTTGAAAATATTGAAGCTTGGAAAGAATCCAGAGAATTAGTAAAGAAAATATATGAAATTACTAACCAAAATAAATTTTCAAAAGATTTTGGACTAAAAGATCAAATTCAAAGAAGTGCTGTTTCAGTTATGACTAATATAAGCCCAGTCAAATAA
- a CDS encoding ImmA/IrrE family metallo-endopeptidase has protein sequence MNPSANALNILKDYGIKKPGDLNLEDISFAENLIIDEEPMENALGRIQFKKGLAIAKINSNIIEKGQKRFTLAHEMGHYFNERELRENDLFTCLNEDINSFNSNKIWEANANEFASELLMPSEWFKKFTGRRKLNFDLIKDTAGYFNASLTATAIKYANIGSTPSAVIMSKGEKVIWHCKNEYFPLKWIPKNYKVDRKSKAYKFFAKNEIDENDNIVMANTWYEDTRGRDDLYLWEQNVFMSNYNSVLTLLWQFED, from the coding sequence TTGAATCCATCTGCCAACGCATTAAATATTTTAAAAGATTACGGTATTAAAAAACCGGGTGATCTTAATCTGGAAGATATTTCATTTGCCGAGAATCTAATTATTGATGAAGAACCGATGGAAAATGCTTTGGGTCGTATCCAATTTAAAAAGGGACTGGCAATAGCTAAAATAAACAGCAATATAATAGAAAAAGGACAAAAACGTTTTACTTTAGCACACGAAATGGGGCATTATTTTAACGAAAGGGAATTAAGGGAAAATGATCTGTTTACTTGCTTGAACGAGGATATAAATTCTTTTAATTCAAATAAGATTTGGGAAGCAAATGCAAATGAATTTGCATCTGAACTTTTAATGCCATCTGAATGGTTTAAAAAGTTTACCGGAAGAAGAAAATTAAATTTTGATCTCATTAAAGACACCGCCGGATATTTTAATGCTTCACTTACGGCAACCGCAATAAAATATGCAAATATTGGCTCAACTCCCAGTGCAGTAATTATGAGTAAAGGGGAAAAGGTGATCTGGCACTGTAAGAATGAGTATTTTCCGTTAAAATGGATACCTAAAAATTACAAAGTAGATAGAAAAAGCAAGGCATATAAATTCTTTGCAAAAAATGAAATTGATGAAAATGATAATATTGTAATGGCTAATACCTGGTACGAAGATACACGAGGACGAGACGATCTTTATTTATGGGAACAAAATGTTTTTATGAGTAACTATAATTCTGTATTAACATTATTATGGCAATTTGAAGACTAA
- a CDS encoding four helix bundle protein, with protein sequence MQFLNYSYRSASEVQSLLYVASDLNYIDYDEFSNMYDHVSKIKKMIGGFIK encoded by the coding sequence ATTCAATTTTTGAATTATTCGTATAGATCCGCGTCTGAAGTACAAAGCCTTTTATATGTTGCTTCAGATTTAAATTACATAGATTATGACGAATTTTCTAATATGTATGATCATGTTTCAAAAATAAAAAAAATGATTGGCGGGTTTATTAAATAA
- a CDS encoding GIY-YIG nuclease family protein, whose amino-acid sequence MSEFYFTYVLKSEKDNKFYTGYTQNIDLRFEQHNKGLVKSTSDRRPLKLIYYEACLNQSDALHREKYLKTCYGKMFLGNRLKSYLTG is encoded by the coding sequence ATGAGTGAATTTTATTTTACATATGTATTAAAAAGTGAAAAAGATAATAAGTTTTATACTGGTTATACACAAAATATTGATTTAAGATTTGAGCAGCATAATAAAGGTCTAGTTAAATCAACATCTGATAGAAGACCTTTGAAATTGATTTATTACGAAGCTTGCTTGAACCAATCGGATGCTCTTCATCGAGAGAAATATCTTAAAACATGTTACGGCAAAATGTTTTTGGGGAATCGACTCAAATCTTATTTGACGGGGTAA
- a CDS encoding four helix bundle protein: MKIEKFEDIESWKEARILVNNIYNATNNNKFSKDFGLKDQIQRSAVSVMANVSPVK; encoded by the coding sequence ATGAAAATTGAAAAATTTGAAGATATAGAATCATGGAAAGAAGCAAGAATATTAGTTAATAATATATACAACGCAACTAATAATAATAAATTTTCAAAAGATTTTGGGTTAAAAGATCAAATCCAAAGAAGTGCTGTTTCTGTAATGGCTAATGTAAGCCCAGTCAAATAA
- a CDS encoding nucleotidyltransferase substrate binding protein yields MQSNKAAIIKEVTSIILKYAKPVRIYLYGSEANGESKLTSDIDIAFDDEKFKDMHIIKEEIQNINTLLKVDVVNISKTEKRFKNRVETTGKVIYSSTKRLRAEDGLYNFNNALEKFIAVIEMENEIKAQGFEDMYLDLIVKRFEFTFEMGWKALKRLLEFLGFEAKSPRMVFQEGYAQGLIKDEAVWLDMIEQRNLTSHVYDEYQIKEILNKTEDYQKAFKELKAVIEESLE; encoded by the coding sequence ATGCAGAGTAATAAAGCTGCTATAATCAAAGAAGTAACATCAATAATTTTAAAATATGCAAAACCCGTAAGAATTTACCTTTATGGTTCCGAAGCAAACGGCGAATCAAAATTAACTAGTGATATTGATATTGCATTCGATGATGAAAAATTTAAAGATATGCATATAATTAAAGAGGAAATTCAAAATATAAATACGCTTTTAAAAGTTGATGTAGTAAATATTTCAAAAACGGAAAAAAGATTTAAGAATCGAGTTGAAACAACCGGTAAAGTAATTTATAGTTCCACAAAAAGGTTAAGGGCTGAGGACGGACTTTATAACTTTAATAATGCTTTGGAAAAATTTATTGCAGTTATAGAAATGGAGAATGAAATCAAAGCTCAGGGATTTGAAGATATGTATTTGGACCTTATTGTTAAAAGATTTGAATTTACTTTTGAAATGGGATGGAAAGCCTTAAAAAGATTACTTGAATTCCTTGGTTTTGAAGCCAAAAGTCCAAGAATGGTTTTTCAGGAAGGATATGCTCAAGGTTTAATTAAAGATGAAGCCGTTTGGTTAGATATGATTGAGCAAAGAAATTTAACTAGTCATGTTTATGACGAATACCAAATAAAAGAAATACTAAATAAAACTGAAGATTATCAAAAGGCATTCAAAGAACTAAAAGCAGTAATTGAGGAAAGCTTAGAATAA
- a CDS encoding type II toxin-antitoxin system VapC family toxin: MNGNSLLLDTNIILYFLNGDKTLTPILNEKNLFVSFITQLELLSYKEITKTDTKSINDFLSECTIIDINTHIKEHTINIKRKYSLKLPDSIIIATGIFLKLPLISADSQLKLVEESNLIFYQK; the protein is encoded by the coding sequence ATGAATGGGAATAGTTTACTTTTAGATACAAACATTATTTTATATTTCCTTAATGGAGATAAAACACTTACTCCGATTTTAAATGAAAAGAATTTATTCGTTTCATTTATTACCCAACTTGAATTACTTTCTTATAAAGAAATTACGAAAACAGATACTAAAAGTATAAATGATTTTTTATCAGAATGTACAATTATTGATATCAATACACATATAAAAGAACATACAATTAATATTAAACGAAAATATTCTTTGAAATTACCAGATAGTATTATTATTGCAACAGGAATCTTTCTAAAACTTCCATTAATAAGCGCAGATTCTCAGTTAAAGTTAGTCGAAGAATCAAATTTAATTTTTTATCAAAAATAA
- a CDS encoding nucleotidyl transferase AbiEii/AbiGii toxin family protein has protein sequence MFNLEYLPLNTKNVFNVLSKQKFMQDYTLVGGTALAMQIEHRKSEDLDFVFDGEEINTKNIKRSINAVFSKYKIINEEKNYQVDFIINEVKVTFFSTGAALVPFNIQEHSSKLGKIYIAKPAIIGVLKLITISQRNTIRDYYDLYFITKKVIGIEKLFEIAKIKAPNISPIIYSETLIFTDDLEENSIGEHLEPAEILSKEMIADYFVSELKKIKEKI, from the coding sequence ATGTTTAATCTGGAATATTTACCTTTAAATACTAAAAATGTTTTCAATGTTTTATCGAAGCAGAAATTTATGCAAGATTATACTTTAGTCGGTGGAACTGCTTTAGCTATGCAAATTGAACATCGAAAATCTGAAGACCTTGATTTTGTTTTTGATGGTGAAGAAATTAATACCAAAAATATTAAAAGAAGTATAAATGCTGTTTTTAGTAAATATAAAATTATTAATGAAGAGAAGAACTACCAAGTAGACTTTATTATTAATGAAGTTAAAGTTACTTTTTTTTCGACCGGAGCAGCCTTAGTTCCATTTAATATTCAAGAACATTCTAGTAAATTAGGTAAAATTTATATTGCAAAACCCGCAATTATTGGTGTATTAAAACTTATAACTATTTCACAGAGAAATACAATTAGAGATTATTATGACCTTTACTTTATAACGAAAAAAGTGATTGGTATTGAGAAACTATTTGAAATAGCTAAAATAAAAGCACCAAATATTTCACCAATAATTTACTCTGAAACTTTGATATTTACAGATGATCTCGAAGAGAATAGTATTGGGGAACACCTTGAACCAGCGGAGATTTTGAGCAAAGAAATGATTGCAGATTATTTTGTATCGGAATTAAAGAAAATTAAAGAAAAAATATAA